From a single Verrucomicrobiota bacterium genomic region:
- a CDS encoding GAF domain-containing protein yields the protein MKSSDPSGVQAALARSESRCHRLEQLYRVSLLLHSTLDPKEALERVVQEAVRLVSARSGSVIGINPLNGLLEIQASWGLPKSAETLRLRVGEGITGWVASNGKPVRVGHVQSDPRYVPVRADVQSELAVPLWVAGSLRGVLNVDADRLNAFSEEDQEWLEELAKHAAHVLQNTWLYEQSRHKAVLLESLFNVAQTVNTVLNLDDAFQVIVRESCRLMHARLCSLLMVDATKAWLDLRACAGAGRAYLEKPRLSVEESLVGIVVRRKKPLQIENVQNSSRYQSIEIARQEGLVSLLSVPLMFGGEALGVLNVYKDRPHCFSNEETRILSALAEFSAIALEKARLHERIVDAEERLRQQEKLSALGLLAAEVAHEIRNPLTVIKMLFHSLDLAYDAGDPRARDVEIMRDKIDHLNRIVEQILAFARHAEPVLESVSVNQLLENLSLLVRHKLQHQRVRLIHVLSPADPRITADPGQIEQAFLNLMLNAVEAMEQGGALTLRTSVEPRKGGKPGAGQVVIEFKDSGVGMTAAQRKKVFSSVLSSGKPGGTGLGLAIVVRIVEAHDGRIELRSRPRRGTTFRLLFPGA from the coding sequence ATGAAAAGCTCCGATCCATCCGGGGTCCAAGCCGCCCTCGCGCGCTCCGAGTCCCGCTGCCACCGGCTGGAACAACTCTACCGCGTCAGCCTGCTGCTGCACTCCACGCTGGATCCGAAGGAGGCGCTGGAACGAGTCGTGCAAGAAGCCGTCCGGTTGGTGTCGGCCCGCAGCGGATCCGTCATCGGCATCAACCCGCTGAACGGCCTGCTCGAGATCCAAGCCTCGTGGGGATTGCCGAAAAGCGCCGAAACGCTGCGCCTGCGGGTCGGAGAGGGCATCACCGGCTGGGTCGCCTCGAACGGCAAACCGGTTCGCGTCGGACATGTGCAATCCGATCCCCGCTATGTCCCGGTGCGCGCCGACGTGCAGTCCGAACTGGCCGTGCCCCTCTGGGTGGCGGGCAGCTTGCGCGGGGTGTTGAACGTCGACGCGGACCGCCTCAACGCCTTCAGCGAGGAAGACCAGGAATGGCTGGAAGAATTGGCCAAGCACGCCGCGCACGTGCTCCAAAACACCTGGCTCTACGAGCAAAGCCGCCACAAAGCGGTCCTTCTGGAATCCCTGTTCAACGTGGCGCAAACCGTCAATACCGTGTTGAACCTGGACGACGCCTTTCAGGTCATCGTGCGGGAATCGTGCCGGTTGATGCACGCCCGCCTCTGCTCGTTGCTCATGGTCGATGCGACCAAAGCATGGCTGGACCTGCGGGCCTGCGCCGGAGCCGGCCGCGCTTACCTCGAAAAGCCGCGCCTGTCCGTCGAGGAATCCCTGGTCGGAATCGTCGTCCGCCGCAAAAAGCCGCTGCAAATCGAAAACGTGCAGAACTCCAGCCGTTATCAAAGCATCGAGATCGCGCGGCAAGAAGGCTTGGTGTCGCTGCTCAGCGTTCCCTTGATGTTCGGCGGCGAAGCCCTGGGCGTGCTGAACGTGTACAAGGACCGGCCTCATTGCTTTTCCAACGAGGAAACGAGGATCCTCTCCGCCCTCGCGGAATTCTCGGCCATCGCGCTGGAGAAGGCGCGCTTGCACGAACGCATCGTGGACGCGGAGGAACGGCTGCGGCAGCAGGAGAAGCTTTCGGCCCTGGGCTTGCTGGCGGCGGAAGTGGCTCACGAGATCCGCAATCCTCTCACGGTGATCAAAATGCTCTTCCACTCGCTTGACCTCGCCTACGACGCGGGGGATCCGCGCGCGCGGGACGTCGAGATCATGCGGGACAAAATCGATCATCTGAACCGCATCGTGGAGCAGATCCTCGCCTTTGCGAGACACGCCGAGCCGGTGCTGGAATCCGTTTCCGTCAACCAACTGCTGGAGAACCTGTCGTTGCTCGTCCGGCACAAACTCCAGCATCAACGCGTGCGGCTGATCCACGTTCTGAGTCCGGCGGATCCCCGGATCACGGCGGACCCTGGCCAGATCGAGCAGGCGTTTTTGAATCTGATGTTGAACGCGGTCGAGGCCATGGAGCAGGGAGGAGCGCTGACGTTGCGCACCTCGGTGGAGCCGCGCAAGGGGGGTAAACCCGGCGCGGGGCAGGTGGTGATCGAGTTCAAGGACAGCGGCGTGGGGATGACGGCGGCGCAGAGGAAAAAAGTGTTCTCGTCGGTGCTGAGCAGCGGCAAACCGGGGGGAACGGGATTGGGCCTGGCCATCGTGGTGCGGATCGTGGAAGCGCACGACGGCCGCATCGAACTCCGCTCTCGCCCCCGCCGCGGCACCACCTTCCGCCTGCTGTTCCCGGGCGCCTGA
- a CDS encoding YjgP/YjgQ family permease, which translates to MRLLDRYLLRELWVPLLYCFTGFLVFWISFEFAGDVDDFQKSRLTSVEITRYYAALLPKLLVEIVAPISFLLALLYAVTQHSRHQELTAMRAAGIGLWRLCLPYWMTGLLLSAVSFWLNEAWVPGGVERADRILRGHTQSPAGEDPADWVRTVTFQNHRDRRLWLMDAFNKRSLKLSRPDVVWNAADGGRRKLVAAAAAYHEGAWVFDQAQLFSYDTEGNLTSMLQTNRLVVAEFDEVPEHIRNEIRVHARGSFREAKKLQFSIREIEDYLALRGSSLAARDTVWLKTRLYERYASPFTCLVVALIAIPFAAPSSRRNAYVGVASSLFIGFSYFVLKELSLAAGVGGHLEPWLAAWLPNLAFGLLGAWLLLRVR; encoded by the coding sequence ATGCGGTTGCTGGATCGCTATCTTTTGAGGGAACTTTGGGTTCCCCTGCTCTACTGCTTCACCGGATTCCTGGTCTTTTGGATCTCGTTCGAGTTCGCCGGGGACGTGGACGATTTCCAAAAGAGCCGCCTCACTTCGGTCGAGATCACGCGCTACTATGCCGCCCTGCTGCCCAAGCTCCTGGTCGAAATCGTCGCGCCCATCAGCTTTCTTCTCGCGCTCCTTTACGCCGTCACCCAGCACAGCCGACACCAGGAACTGACCGCCATGCGGGCCGCGGGCATCGGACTCTGGCGCTTGTGCCTGCCGTACTGGATGACCGGCTTGTTGCTGAGCGCGGTGTCCTTTTGGCTCAATGAAGCCTGGGTGCCCGGCGGGGTCGAACGCGCGGACCGCATTCTGCGCGGCCACACCCAATCCCCGGCCGGAGAAGATCCCGCCGACTGGGTGCGGACGGTCACCTTCCAAAACCACCGCGATCGGCGGCTTTGGTTGATGGACGCCTTCAACAAGCGCAGCCTCAAGCTCAGCCGTCCTGATGTGGTGTGGAATGCGGCAGACGGAGGGCGCCGCAAGCTGGTCGCGGCGGCGGCGGCTTACCACGAGGGCGCTTGGGTGTTCGATCAAGCGCAACTCTTCTCCTACGACACCGAAGGCAACTTGACCAGCATGCTGCAGACCAACCGGCTCGTCGTCGCGGAATTCGATGAAGTGCCGGAACACATTCGCAACGAGATTCGGGTGCATGCGCGTGGTTCTTTCCGGGAGGCCAAGAAACTCCAGTTCTCGATCCGTGAGATCGAGGATTACCTCGCGCTCCGCGGTTCCTCGCTCGCCGCCCGGGACACCGTCTGGCTGAAAACCCGGCTCTACGAGCGCTACGCCTCGCCTTTCACCTGCCTCGTCGTCGCCCTCATCGCCATCCCCTTTGCCGCGCCCTCGTCCCGGCGAAATGCTTACGTGGGAGTGGCCAGCAGCTTGTTCATCGGATTCTCCTACTTCGTCTTGAAGGAATTGAGCCTCGCCGCGGGCGTCGGCGGACACCTGGAACCCTGGCTGGCCGCGTGGCTGCCCAACCTTGCGTTCGGCCTCTTGGGCGCTTGGCTCCTTCTCCGCGTGCGATGA
- a CDS encoding histidinol-phosphate transaminase: MNRLPFLPQLDRIPVYVPGRPIDEVARELGLDPASILKLASNENPLGPSPKAMDAVRQAVPSLHLYPDGSSFRLKKALAAKFGVEPENLLLGNGSNEILELSAHIVLQPDQEVVVSQYCFAVYPIVTHMFGGKLVTVPARQFGHDVPAMLKAVTPNTRLMFVANPNNPTGTLIERADVALLLNELPPHVLLVMDEAYIEFLPDPIDLLPFIRSGTHPNLLLSRTFSKIYGLAGLRVGYGFGHPDLIAALEKVRQPFNLNAAAQAGALGALADDDHVKRTREMNVAGRAYFERELYHLKLHFVPSFANFILVHVGDGARVFHAMQRRGVITRPMASYGLPEWLRLTLGTPAENQRCLKALTESLPA; this comes from the coding sequence ATGAACCGACTGCCCTTTCTTCCTCAACTTGACCGCATCCCCGTCTATGTGCCGGGCCGCCCCATCGACGAGGTGGCTCGCGAACTGGGCCTCGATCCGGCCTCCATCCTCAAACTGGCTTCCAACGAAAATCCGCTCGGCCCCTCGCCCAAAGCGATGGACGCGGTCCGTCAGGCCGTTCCCAGCCTTCACCTCTATCCCGACGGCAGCTCGTTCCGTCTGAAGAAGGCGTTGGCGGCCAAATTTGGCGTTGAGCCCGAGAATCTTCTGCTGGGCAATGGCTCCAACGAAATCCTCGAACTCTCCGCCCACATCGTGCTCCAGCCGGATCAGGAGGTGGTTGTCTCGCAGTATTGCTTCGCGGTCTATCCCATCGTCACTCACATGTTCGGTGGCAAGCTCGTCACCGTGCCCGCCCGCCAGTTCGGCCACGATGTTCCCGCCATGTTAAAGGCGGTGACCCCCAACACCCGCCTCATGTTCGTGGCGAATCCCAACAACCCCACGGGCACGCTGATCGAGCGCGCCGACGTGGCCCTCCTCCTGAACGAGTTGCCGCCTCATGTGTTGCTGGTCATGGATGAAGCCTACATTGAATTCCTTCCCGATCCGATCGATCTGCTGCCTTTTATCCGCTCGGGCACTCACCCGAATTTGCTGCTTTCCCGCACCTTCTCGAAAATCTATGGACTCGCCGGCCTTCGCGTCGGCTACGGCTTCGGCCATCCCGACCTCATCGCCGCGTTGGAAAAGGTGCGGCAGCCGTTCAACTTGAACGCCGCCGCCCAGGCGGGAGCGCTCGGCGCTCTCGCGGACGACGACCATGTGAAACGCACCCGCGAGATGAATGTCGCCGGACGGGCTTACTTCGAGAGAGAGCTCTATCATCTCAAGCTTCACTTCGTGCCTTCCTTCGCCAATTTCATCCTCGTTCACGTCGGGGACGGAGCCCGGGTCTTCCACGCCATGCAACGCCGCGGTGTCATCACGCGTCCCATGGCTTCCTACGGACTCCCCGAATGGTTGCGTCTTACCCTGGGCACGCCCGCGGAAAACCAACGGTGCCTGAAAGCGCTCACGGAGTCCCTGCCGGCCTGA